A genome region from Camelina sativa cultivar DH55 chromosome 10, Cs, whole genome shotgun sequence includes the following:
- the LOC104718321 gene encoding probable F-box protein At4g22060: MDSLSSMSDGSDWSKLHSDILDMIFKRLGFADFQRAKSVCPSWLYASRQSAPNNETPWLIQFPEKGKDFCLLYNPEEKEKVYRIQKVGDEFTNSHCLAIYGSWLFMRDPIYNLYIINLFTRERINLPSVESPVGKIKIKRTINDMFSIKIDDRYDDEHLQEHIRFNLEIDFPLLWIEDKTKDYVVMWSIRNYRVYFKKGDNCWKHVNYCIANTLRSIDVVYVDHKIYLYTSRDVKILEFSGDIPQVTDDVRLRRHIHPDVWYIKKSHLVVTMRAEVLRVESIIRSDSDVWSFHIYKMDSLNNKWERKLTSLGDEAIILDQGITMLANAIEGVKRNSIYFSGYCSLHYSTFDRVWSEKDVFVFNLDTHKIERPHQSFCSTINRLFDVQWFVPNYKRKD, translated from the coding sequence ATGGACTCTCTTTCTTCGATGTCAGATGGATCAGATTGGTCCAAACTTCATTCAGATATCCTGGACATGATTTTTAAACGTCTTGGGTTTGCAGATTTTCAACGAGCTAAATCAGTCTGTCCATCTTGGCTATACGCTTCAAGACAATCAGCGCCAAACAATGAAACCCCTTGGTTGATTCAATTTCCTGAAAAAGGTAAAGATTTTTGTCTCTTATATAATcctgaagaaaaagagaaggtgTATAGAATTCAAAAAGTTGGTGATGAATTCACAAATAGTCATTGTTTGGCAATTTATGGAAGTTGGCTCTTTATGAGGGATCCTATATATAATCTCTATATTATAAATCTATTTACTCGCGAGAGGATTAATCTTCCGTCTGTGGAATCACCGGTTGGTAAGATAAAGATTAAACGTACCATCAATGATATGTTTAGTATAAAAATTGATGAtcgatatgatgatgaacatcttcaagaacataTCAGATTTAACCTCGAAATTGACTTTCCTTTATTATGGATAGAGGATAAAACCAAAGATTATGTAGTTATGTGGTCAATCCGAAACTATCGTGTTTATTTCAAAAAAGGAGATAACTGTTGGAAACATGTTAACTATTGCATTGCTAACACGCTACGCAGTATTGATGTGGTATACGTAGATCATAAGATTTACTTGTATACTTCTCGTGATGTCAAGATCTTGGAATTTTCGGGTGATATTCCGCAAGTTACAGATGATGTGAGACTGCGACGCCACATTCATCCAGATGTGTGGTATATCAAGAAATCACATCTTGTTGTCACGATGAGAGCAGAAGTCCTTAGAGTTGAAAGCATAATAAGGAGTGATTCTGATGTTTGGTCCTTTCACATCTACAAGATGGATTCTTTAAATAACAAGTGGGAGAGAAAACTTACTTCTTTGGGAGACGAGGCAATAATTCTGGATCAAGGTATCACCATGCTTGCCAATGCCATCGAAGGAGTCAAGAgaaattcaatatattttagCGGTTATTGTTCTCTTCATTACTCCACATTTGATCGTGTTTGGAGTGAAAAAGATGTATTTGTCTTCAATCTCGACACACACAAAATTGAAAGACCACATCAAAGTTTTTGTTCGACCATTAATCGATTGTTTGATGTTCAGTGGTTTGTACCAAATTACAAACGGaaagattga
- the LOC109126976 gene encoding uncharacterized protein LOC109126976 has product MVPQLQTPNRKVKKSMSLVQRRFNLVPMMKPALPALELLLHSNDEEVVKILAWHCDISNGSEDGIQSLTESDFVQCLQDQFGSLTSSRARIETSIPRKHGPAIAGYESALKKFFENVLQAFLKHVDFSVVRCAVIASPGFTKGSVSSPLIVGSGKKTVVAFISDESFLSNAGSKLQSMRHFCGSSCPECVDISVRSGLANA; this is encoded by the exons ATGGTTCCTCAATTGCAAACACCAAATCGGAAAGTAAAGAAATCGATGAGTTTGGTTCAAAGACGCTTCAATCTTGTCCCCATG ATGAAACCTGCTCTCCCTGCTCTTGAACTACTTCTTCATTCAAACGATGAAGAAGTCGTAAAAATTCTTGCTTGGCACTGTGACATCTCTAATGGTTCTGAAGATGGTATCCAAAGTTTGACTGAGTCTGACTTTGTCCAATGTCTTCAGGATCAGTTTGGCAGTCTGACAAGTAGTCGTGCACGAATAGAAACATCCATACCTAGGAAGCACGGACCTGCAATTGCTGGTTACGAATCT GCTTTGAAGAAGTTCTTCGAGAATGTTCTGCAG GCCTTTCTGAAACATGTTGACTTCAGTGTCGTTCGCTGTGCAGTGATCGCAAGTCCCGGCTTtacaaaag GATCAGTTTCATCGCCACTTATTGTTGGAAGCGGAAAGAAGACAGTTGTGGCTTTTATCTCTGATGAGAGCTTCTTGTCCAATGCCGGATCTAAGCTCCAA AGTATGCGACATTTTTGTGGATCTTCCTGTCCAGAATGTGTTGATATCTCAGTCAGATCAGGATTGGCCAATGCATAA